Genomic window (Deltaproteobacteria bacterium):
TCATATTCGTAGTCACAGGGAGTAAAGGATGAGAGGAACGGATCCGCGTCAGGAAGGGATGTTCAGTTATGTGTCTCCGGAAGCGCGAGTGCCAGCGGACCATCCATTGCGAGCGATACGGAAGATGGTGAACAGGGCGCTTGAAGGACTGACGCGGGA
Coding sequences:
- a CDS encoding IS5/IS1182 family transposase encodes the protein MRGTDPRQEGMFSYVSPEARVPADHPLRAIRKMVNRALEGLTR